From Leucoraja erinacea ecotype New England unplaced genomic scaffold, Leri_hhj_1 Leri_1057S, whole genome shotgun sequence, a single genomic window includes:
- the LOC129715205 gene encoding interferon-induced very large GTPase 1-like, which translates to MLKMSLCQLALPFLLPEGHSYTRDKVREPSGASLLLWAMRPIVKMWCPQSPTGNSPVVEMPIVTATMPTVSFLRLGRCTVSKSRVLNLTLSQTQLQQNIFLHSGMECGNVPHGISDGMAEISWYLPSGKSNTDIFPEAAAFINLRGDAETYQGHTRFLAKVSAALFIFIDVIGEKEREFLTSLAQSPAKLFLIVNTYISQQHIIPEQVKKLFKDLKLQSQQCIVRANVNEAKLVEELQSLIKQVILVMDGDQSFLSLEQMGDIARESGIQVDEHQPEIQRDKDLTSKPQREADHGDGCGSEDPSHRHSPGLPQGMAGDPPDGNNFTKLQPQQCVFQTNVSEATLVEKFNSPIQQVTWMRDRDQSFLSLEQTGDIVRESGIHVNEHHPEIQQAKDLTSKPQREADPGDSWGSEDPSHWHSPGLPEGMIGVSPDGNNQSGNRSPPQLVRDLGLQDHYPHKLSLTSMWEISSEKLDDNKPTGPEDLPWRFLQMILSANSLARNPEWPPDHSLEDKKDDVEDFNDLFEVKKPGDSGINPLDIIAAIFLCADHSLQQELMLKMSLCQLALPFLLPEGHSYPRDKVRGPMEGPGATLLLWAMRPIVKMWCPQSPTGNSPVVEMPIVTAPVPTVSFLRLGRCTMSKSRFLNLTLSKTQLQQNIFLHSGMECGNVPRGISDGMVEISWYLPSGKSNTDIFPEAAAFINLRGDAETYQGHTRFLAKVSAALFIFIDVIGEKEREFLTSLAQSPAKLFLIVNAHISQQHITPEQVKKLFKDLKLQSQQCIVRTNVNEAKLVEKLRFQVKQVILMSDGDQSFLSLEQMGDIARESGIQVDEHQPEIQRAKDLTKILGSLDPADITGYKKRVLPFHGEPWQGLSKVEKEKSRMKLRRDRTTEKYNHELDQEKKIIREAQLRQSLSEEMRIFIDHLTCPGGDDSAISLQWLKLMLDSKSREIMAGLCRDYKELSKLSKQKVKELKDMDQKMTDSSLGLEHFMRELGQVYELSVTQHNIKQQTQIHPHVLQLPGVAAELLLDGFPLELIDGDVSNVPVSWITAVLEAVAEKVGRASRVFVLTVIGVQSTGKSTLLNTMFCLRFAVSSGRCTRGAYMQLMKVTGNLAEELGCDFILVIDTEGLRAPELATLTDSYEHDNELATFVVGLSNITLVNIGMENIAEMKDILQIVVHSLLRMKLTGKRPKCIFVHQNVGDVSAHDHNLRGRQKLLEQLDKMTEAAAKLEKVDGVMFRDVMDYDADKDNWYIPGLWQGTPPMAAVNTGYSEHVFQLKKSLIQCLLKGKPDQGAFTIPDFTKWMTGLWEQVKHENFIFSFQNSLFAEAYNQLSVKYKGWEWELRKFTHSWGNEAENRVNNASGDLNLLLQILEREIRTEINKREAETLDKLKALFESGADNMQLMEKYREEFKLSISSLCRRLQDDSMHRCRDAVNRRVGLQEVDDIWNQCHKKIEHQVKELLLKCKGANQVLDDKELQTAFGEMWQDTLSQLDYQPCRERNIELEIENLLRDNTATQGRVINKMLKRKPLYKQGTQCFQIERKHINTTWKRRANTVSMSVNQSDVIQAAMITQSLEDQCHQWISDITKMDMDYDIRYCIELLHIVEEKINNISHPNFTMSEEFRAEFKLHLCGYAVPRFQEMQTRFIQKHDPRQRLENMKGQYFHLFRDIYTEQDENQRQAERFAQSCFLPALRDATLKALSVNIVDDMKENDPESKYSLRNNFTVALLVHLKQRDTFDDYHRYITDLENSAKDWLHHQVIEHCKTQRDGEITFTRLAKGILTQITEQAKEIVEDAVKQNFAGNVQSFLDMFVDKLKDRISMPKDEMKLVLFHSDGDGKKWAEAVLPSIEEVEQRLLSEVTSWDVQAKIEELSIRPRDELFKGLFNCTKKCPLCGVFCDSETPVHSQHSCKQHRPEGLNGYRFIESKHLVTDVCTASVAGNGRFKNNDTNWELKPYKDYQTVNDYYKSWIIQREISAQAASYWKKVFYTFNEQFAEKYKAKPAEIDEAWNIDWDVVRGDLNKTYNTNIQSW; encoded by the coding sequence ATGCTGAAGATGTCTCTGTGCCAACTTGCATTACCCTTTCTGCTGCCGGAAGGGCACAGTTACACCAGGGACAAGGTGAGGGAACCCTCTGGTGCCAGCCTTCTCCTCTGGGCCATGAGGCCCATTGTTAAAATGTGGTGCCCACAATCTCCCACAGGGAACAGCCCCGTTGTGGAGATGCCCATCGTGACGGCAACCATGCCAACGGTCTCCTTCCTCAGACTCGGAAGGTGCACTGTGTCCAAATCCAGAGTCCTCAATCTCACCTTGAGCCAGACCCAGCTGCAGCAgaacatcttcctgcactccgggATGGAATGTGGGAATGTGCCCCATGGGATATCGGATGGGATGGCTGAGATCAGCTGGTATCTACCTTCTGGGAAGAGCAACACGGACATTTTCCCGGAGGCTGCTGCATTCATCAACCTCCGAGGTGATGCTGAAACTTACCAGGGACACACTCGGTTTCTGGCAAAAGTCTCTGCTGCTCTCTTTATTTTCATTGACGTTATCGGTGAGAAGGAAAGAGAATTCCTCACCTCTCTCGCACAGTCACCGGCAAAACTCTTTCTGATAGTGAACACTTACATCAGTCAGCAACACATCATCCCTGAGCAGGTAAAGAAACTGTTCAAAGATCTGAAGTTACAATCTCAACAATGCATTGTTCGGGCAAATGTAAACGAGGCCAAACTTGTGGAAGAACTTCAATCTCTGATAAAACAAGTGATTCTAGTGATGGACGGGGACCAGAGCTTCCTGAGTCTGGAACAAATGGGTGACATTGCGAGAGAAAGTGGGATTCAGGTCGATGAACATCAGCCTGAAATACAACGGGACAAGGACCTGACGTCCAAACCACAGAGAGAGGCCGACCATGGAGACGGTTGTGGATCAGAGGATCCATCTCACCGGCATTCACCAGGTCTCCCACAGGGAATGGCTGGTGATCCACCAGATGGAAATAACTTTACAAAGTTACAACCACAACAATGTGTTTTTCAGACAAATGTAAGTGAGGCAACACTTGTAGAAAAATTTAATTCTCCGATACAACAAGTAACATGGATGAGGGACAGGGATCAGAGCTTCCTGAGTCTGGAGCAAACGGGTGACATTGTGAGGGAAAGTGGGATTCATGTGAATGAACATCATCCTGAAATACAACAGGCCAAGGACCTGACGTCCAAACCACAGAGAGAGGCTGACCCTGGAGACAGTTGGGGATCAGAGGATCCATCTCACTGGCATTCACCGGGTCTCCCAGAGGGAATGATTGGTGTTTCACCAGATGGAAATAACCAATCTGGAAATCGGAGCCCTCCACAACTTGTGAGGGATTTGGGTTTACAGGATCATTATCCTCACAAACTTTCACTAACGTCCATGTGGGAGATATCCTCGGAGAAACTAGATGACAACAAACCAACTGGACCAGAAGATCTTCCTTGGCGATTTCTCCAAATGATCCTCTCAGCTAATTCACTGGCGAGGAATCCTGAATGGCCCCCTGATCATTCCTTGGAAGACAAGAAAGATGATGTTGAAGATTTCAACGATTTATTTGAAGTGAAAAAGCCGGGAGATTCTGGGATTAATCCTCTGGATATCATTGCTGCCATTTTCCTCTGTGCTGACCACTCTCTCCAGCAGGAACTGATGCTGAAGATGTCTCTGTGCCAACTTGCATTACCCTTTCTGCTGCCGGAAGGGCACAGTTACCCCAGGGACAAGGTGAGGGGACCCATGGAAGGGCCTGGTGCCACCCTTCTCCTCTGGGCCATGAGGCCCATTGTTAAAATGTGGTGCCCACAATCTCCCACAGGGAACAGCCCCGTTGTGGAGATGCCCATCGTGACAGCACCCGTGCCAACTGTCTCCTTCCTGAGACTCGGAAGATGCACGATGTCCAAATCCAGATTCCTCAATCTCACCTTGAGCAAGACCCAGCTGCAGCAgaacatcttcctgcactccgggATGGAATGTGGGAATGTGCCCCGTGGGATATCGGATGGGATGGTTGAGATCAGCTGGTATCTACCTTCTGGGAAGAGCAACACGGACATTTTCCCGGAGGCTGCTGCATTCATCAACCTCCGAGGTGACGCTGAAACTTACCAGGGACACACTCGGTTTCTGGCAAAAGTCTCTGCTGCTCTCTTTATTTTCATTGACGTTATCGGTGAGAAGGAAAGAGAATTCCTCACCTCTCTCGCACAGTCACCAGCAAAACTCTTTCTGATAGTGAACGCTCACATCAGTCAGCAACACATCACCCCTGAGCAGGTAAAGAAACTGTTCAAAGATCTGAAGTTACAATCTCAACAATGCATTGTTCGGACAAATGTAAACGAGGCCAAACTTGTGGAAAAACTTCGTTTTCAGGTAAAACAAGTGATTCTAATGAGTGACGGGGACCAGAGCTTCCTGAGTCTGGAACAAATGGGTGACATTGCGAGAGAAAGTGGGATTCAGGTCGATGAACATCAGCCTGAAATACAACGGGCCAAGGACCTGACCAAAATACTGGGCAGTCTTGACCCTGCAGACATCACTGGGTATAAAAAGAGAGTGCTGCCCTTTCATGGAGAGCCCTGGCAAGGGCTGTCTAAAGTTGAGAAAGAGAAGTCTCGGATGAAACTCCGCAGGGACAGAACCACAGAGAAGTATAACCATGAGCTGGACCAAGAGAAGAAAATAATCCGGGAAGCTCAGCTCAGACAGAGCCTGTCGGAGGAGATGCGGATATTCATTGACCACCTCACCTGTCCTGGTGGGGATGACAGTGCCATTTCCTTGCAGTGGTTGAAGCTGATGCTGGACAGTAAATCAAGGGAAATCATGGCAGGATTGTGCAGGGATTATAAAGAACTGAGCAAACTCTCAAAGCAGAAAGTCAAGGagctgaaggacatggatcaGAAGATGACTGATAGTTCCCTGGGACTTGAGCACTTCATGAGGGAACTGGGTCAGGTTTATGAACTCTCAGTGACACAACACAACATCAAGCAACAAACACAGATTCACCCACATGTGCTTCAGTTACCGGGTGTTGCTGCTGAACTGTTGCTGGATGGGTTCCCACTGGAGCTCATTGATGGAGACGTCTCCAACGTTCCTGTTTCATGGATCACTGCTGTACTGGAAGCAGTGGCCGAGAAGGTGGGACGTGCTTCCAGAGTGTTTGTGCTGACAGTGATTGGAGTTCAGAGCACAGGCAAGTCCACGCTCCTCAATACAATGTTCTGTTTGCGGTTTGCTGTGAGCAGCGGCCGATGTACTCGAGGGGCCTACATGCAGCTGATGAAGGTCACAGGGAACCTGGCGGAGGAGCTGGGCTGTGACTTCATCCTGGTCATTGACACGGAGGGGCTGAGAGCTCCAGAACTTGCAACACTAACAGACAGCTACGAACACGACAATGAGCTGGCAACATTCGTGGTGGGATTAAGCAACATAACGTTGGTAAACATAGGCATGGAAAACATCGCAGAGATGAAAGATATTTTACAGATTGTTGTTCATTCCTTACTCCGCATGAAACTGACGGGGAAAAGACCAAAGTGTATATTTGTCCACCAGAATGTTGGAGATGTGAGTGCACATGATCACAATCTGAGAGGCCGTCAGAAACTACTGGAACAGCTGGATAAGATGACAGAGGCTGCAGCAAAACTGGAGAAGGTGGATGGAGTTATGTTCCGTGATGTGATGGACTATGATGCTGACAAGGACAACTGGTACATCCCTGGTCTGTGGCAAGGTACACCCCCAATGGCTGCCGTCAACACTGGCTACAGTGAACACGTCTtccaactgaagaagagtctcattcAATGTTTACTCAAAGGGAAACCAGACCAAGGAGCTTTCACAATCCCAGACTTTACCAAATGGATGACTGGCCTTTGGGAGCAGGTGAAACATGAGAATTTCATTTTCAGCTTCCAGAACAGTCTGTTCGCAGAGGCTTACAATCAGCTCTCTGTGAAGTACAAGGGCTGGGAGTGGGAGCTCCGCAAATTCACACATTCCTGGGGAAACGAGGCTGAAAACAGAGTAAACAATGCCAGTGGTGACCTCAACCTACTGCTCCAAATACTGGAACGTGAGATCAGGACGGAGATTAACAAAAGGGAGGCTGAGACTCTGGATAAACTAAAAGCTCTGTTTGAAAGTGGGGCTGATAACATGCAGCTGATGGAGAAATACAGGGAGGAATTCAAGCTCAGTATCTCCAGTTTATGCAGACGGCTTCAGGATGATTCAATGCATAGATGTAGGGATGCCGTGAACAGACGTGTGGGACTGCAGGAAGTGGATGATATTTGGAATCAATGTCACAAGAAGATCGAACACCAGGTCAAGGAGCTTTTATTAAAGTGTAAAGGGGCAAATCAGGTGTTGgatgacaaggaactgcaaactgCCTTTGGAGAGATGTGGCAAGACACACTGTCACAGCTGGACTATCAGCCCTGTAGAGAAAGAAACATCGAACTGGAGATTGAAAATCTTCTCAGAGACAACACAGCAACTCAAGGGAGGGTGATTAATAAAATGCTAAAAAGAAAACCTCTCTATAAACAGGGAACCCAGTGCTTTCAAATTGAAAGGAAACACATCAACACGACATGGAAGAGACGTGCTAACACAGTCAGTATGTCCGTCAACCAATCAGATGTTATTCAGGCAGCAATGATAACACAGTCCCTCGAGGATCAATGCCATCAATGGATCAGTGACATCACAAAAATGGACATGGATTATGACATTAGATATTGTATTGAACTTTTGCATATTGTAGAGGAGAAAATTAACAATATTTCACACCCAAACTTCACAATGAGTGAGGAATTCAGGGCTGAGTTTAAACTTCACCTGTGTGGTTACGCTGTACCAAGATTCCAAGAGATGCAGACGAGGTTCATCCAGAAACATGACCCGCGGCAAAGACTGGAAAACATGAAGGGTCAATACTTTCATCTCTTCAGGGATATTTACACAGAACAGGATGAGAACCAGAGACAAGCAGAACGGTTTGCACAATCTTGTTTCTTGCCAGCTCTCAGAGACGCCACCCTCAAGGCTCTCAGTGTGAACATCGTGGATGATATGAAAGAAAATGACCCAGAGAGCAAGTACAGTCTCCGCAACAACTTCACTGTGGCCCTCCTGGTGCACTTGAAACAAAGGGATACATTTGATGACTATCACCGGTATATCACTGACCTTGAGAATTCGGCCAAAGACTGGCTCCATCACCaggttattgaacactgcaagacacAACGTGATGGAGAGATCACGTTTACCCGTCTGGCTAAAGGAATCCTCACACAGATCACTGAGCAAGCTAAAGAGATTGTTGAGGATGCAGTGAAGCAGAACTTTGCTGGAAATGTTCAGAGCTTTCTGGACATGTTTGTTGATAAGTTAAAGGACAGGATCTCAATGCCCAAAGATGAAATGAAACTTGTTCTGTTTCACAGTGACGGTGATGGCAAGAAATGGGCAGAAGCAGTTCTGCCATCAATTGAAGAGGTGGAGCAGAGACTCCTCAGTGAGGTAACAAGCTGGGATGTCCAAGCAAAGATTGAAGAATTATCCATTAGACCGAGGGATGAGCTGTTCAAAGGGTTATTCAATTGTACCAAGAAATGTCCTCTCTGTGGGGTTTTCTGTGATTCAGAGACCCCGGTACACTCACAGCACTCTTGTAAGCAGCACAGACCTGAAGGACTCAATGGCTATCGCTTCATAGAAAGTAAACATCTTGTAACTGACGTCTGCACAGCTTCAGTCGCAGGTAATGGAAGGTTTAAAAATAACGACACAAATTGGGAATTGAAACCCTACAAGGATTACCAAACTGTCAATGATTACTACAAATCCTGGATCATCCAACGGGAAATTTCCGCACAGGCAGCATCCTATTGGAAGAAGGTTTTCTACACTTTCAATGAGCAGTTTGCTGAAAAATACAAAGCAAAACCTGCAGAGATCGATGAAGCCTGGAACATTGACTGGGATGTAGTGAGGGGAGATCTGAATAAGACGTATAACACAAACATTCAGTCTTGGTGA